agctacagcctgGAGATGGTTAGCGTAGCTTAgtacaaagactggaaacaggggggaacagctagcctagctctgtctgtctcatagCACCCCCAAAACTcagtgtaaaagtgtaaaaacaacaattttacagtatttcacacTCTGGGTTTGAAGGGACTAAACAAACTAGATTTAAGGTGTTAATAAGTGAGTTTCAGAGGTGCTGGTTGACCAATTTTGTTTACCGTTGGACAgtaccaggctagctgtttctccattgcattcagtttttatgctaagctaagctaaccatctgcTGCCTCTAACTCCATATTTAAAggagatatgagagtggtatcaatcgtctcatctaactctctgcaagaaagtgaataagcttAATTCCCAAAAGTTATTCCTTTAAGTCAACATGGATCAGAAGACCTGAGGTACTTAGAATAATGGAAAGCTGCTGATGAGGACtgtgtgatatgatcaaaagctccagaacaagtgATTAATTGGACTTTGAGTTGAAATTGTTTTGTcactttgttattttttccattgaTAGTTTCTAAATTGTTTTTCCAGCACATGTACTTTCTATATAcaacatattgtatatatattaaaataaattacatactatagaagatttttttcttatctctccttcataaaaatgtgtataaaaaaatCTTCACTCAGATACTTATgcatattttactttaatttgtaataaacaacaaaatatgaatgtttttgtcATCATTGGTCATCATTAGGCTTATTCAAAAGCATTTTTTGAGTCAAAAACTTTTACAGTCAATGAGAATTATGACTAAGCGAAGAGGCATAATCGTCTGCTGACTGTATTTTTACTCAGAACAAATTCAAATAATCCTCTGCAACAGGTATAATGCTTTAATAACATGGCATTGTTTATCAAATGGGTGGAGGTTGATCTGTAACAACCTATTATGTTCATAACTTTTCTTCCACCacccaagtttttttttttttctttctgtctgactgGGTGTGCCCCTGATCTGTAACATGAGAGCCACAAGACCAATAGGAAGTCAAACAGTCTGCAAGTTAGTATATTTCTTCCGCAAACTCTTTAAGGTGAGTTCATTTCTGTTCAAATTATGTTTCATACAGGACAGGCACATTTAGATTAACTGCGTGGTAATGATAGCACACTGTAGAAGGAAATGATCGATTCAACCTCAACGACTTGACTCAAGTCTCTCGTTACATAATCGAGCATTTTTCCTCCTTGACGCAGCGTAATAGTGTTTAATATTAAGTGCGCTTTCATATTTTGTTAACGCAGCTTCATTTAATAAAGTGAAGTGGGCGATTAGACGAATCtgcacattttaatgcagacaaaacaaaaactctacTTTTATGGGCGTTGGTTGCCAACTCTGGTGCCACCGCTTCACTTTTTCCAGGAAGTGTACAACTTTTTAAAGGCGCGTTACCCACTTGTTTTGCGTTGAAACAAAAACCTAATCTGTGGTGTTAACCTGCGATGTTTGTTTGGCTCTCTGTCCTTCGGCTGTAAAATGATACAATTAGAGCCCTTGTACACGGACTGATCAATACATTTTCCATTAAGAGGGCACATTAACAGATcgcttgtttttctctcagtggCTAGACTGAGTGGTCAGCTGTGAGAGGGAGGGTTTTGGTTATCTCTCCAGTCAGAGGAAGCTCTGGCATTAACATAAATGAAACCAGCTTTTCAGAGCCATTCTCTCTTTTCGGTTTGAAAagagtgtgttttcagtgtgtagatGCTGTTTTGCAATCACTAGCCAACACTTCATGAAACTGTATATCAGCAGTGATGGAAGatgtattcagatcctttacttaagtaaaaataccaataccaTAATGtcaaaatactccattactgtacaagtaaaggtcctgcatttaaaatgttacataactAATATTACAAaagtattatcaacaaaatgcaaaaagtgcACACTTTGACTGGCatagtattattatatattgcaTTATTAGATTGTTACTGATGCATCTAAAGTATGCGtaaacagcattttactgttgtagctggttgagaTGGACCAAGTTTTTAGGtggtttagtccagtggttcccaattTAGGGGTAAGgccccctccaaagggtcacgACATATATCTGAGGGGCTGTGAGATGACTATAGGGGTAGGAAAGAAGACAAATCAAAGTTGATCTACttaaatctgtttgttttgttttgggtttttttttttaacttttcttaaatgttaacattaaaatCTTGACTGTGAAACATTGGATTATGGTCCTCAAACTGTTATTTAAAtgaaccatctgagaagtttagagggaaatcTGTCTTTGGTGCAACTGTGAACAactcataaacatctgaaatgtgacatgGAGCCCCAACTAGACAGGCTGGGCTTTTTGTAAGGGGTCATAATCCAAAACggctggaaaccactggtttaatctgtAACAGTGTATTGTGTTAAATCATTATAGGATTTTTTAATGTataatcttaatctgcaaagtaatagctgtcaaataaatggaGTAAACAGTACAATGTATCCCTCTGAAATGTATAATATTAACAGTGTAAAGTAGCAtgacatggaaatactcaagagAAGTACAAGTAGCCTACCTCAATATTGtgtttagttactttccaccactgtatgTTAATATGAGTCGAGTACTGAATATTAGTTGAAGTGAAAACCTGACTTTTTATGCCTGTGGGCATTCATATCACTGTTATGTGAACTGCAGATGCACCTTCAGCTCTTTGTCTTTGGAAATGTGATTTCTACAAGCACTATTATGTTCGAATTGTCTGTGTGAAGGTGCTTCACATGCACTCAGACTGCAGTTACACAACCCATGGGAccctgagaaagagagagaacaacagaggaaaagaggaatCACAGTTTTAACATGGTCAAATCAAATAAGATACAGCGACTGTAAAAGCTCATCCGGCTGGAATTTCttgtactttgttgtttttgttctcaaGTCATAGAAGGAAATTATTCAAATATCACAATTATAGCAGTTTTAGAGATATGTAGTTGATATTCAAAGGCTCATTTAACGGAATTGtgtgatattttgggaaatacgctgATTGACTTTCTTGCAgaaagatgagaagattgataccactctcagaAATGcgaatatgaagctacagcagaGCCAGCAgatagttagcttagcttagcacaaagactggctacagggggaaacagctagcctggctctgtcaaaacCTGCCAACCAGCACCTGTAAACCTCtctaattaacatgttacatcTCATTAGCTTAATCcatgtaaaaataacaagttGGGGTTTAAAGGGGTGTAGGGGAGTCACTGCCTCCGGCCAAGAAATAGACTGGCGCATAAACCCCCAAGAAACCACAAGATGTAATTTTTACACTTTCTGgattttgtaaacaaacaagatgtgtggtttcagtctttatgctaagataaGCTAGCTGTCTCCTGGTTGTAgattcatatttactgtattgaCATGAAAGCGGTTTCAATCTCCTCATCTACCTCTCGCCAAGAAAATGAATATGCACATTCCctaaaatgtttaactattccTTTAGTTGTGGACATATAAAACAGAACATATTTGGTCTaatctgtatataaatattgGAAATCAGTCAGTCTAGAGATCCATTTTGTTTATAGATGTGTGCAGATGTGTCTGACAGCTGCAGAAGTGTGTGATGCATCAAGCTGAGAAATGGGTGCTGTCTTCTCACTGCAATCTTCTGCAGTCTAGCAAGATAAACCCCCTTGGGACAAACCTCAGCAGAGAAACAAATGAGCTGACAGACTATTTTCCATTGTCTTGTTGCTGTGGTAACTTGCTGAGTTTCACTGGAAAATGCACCCTTGCCCAGCAAGTTTAACCTCTTCTACTTAATCACTTCCCATGCTTGCTGCTCCAATATTGACTGGGCTGCTTCTCCTTCAGCCAAAACactacacaatttaaaaaaaactggagtAAACAACACTGTGAAGGCCAGAAACCTCTATTAAAACATGTGAAGACATGTCCTTTATCCACAGCTGCTCCATCCACAGTGAATGTGAGACTGACTTTGTGAGGCCAGTGGATGATTGTACAGTGATTATGTACCAAAAATGTGATTACCTACATTTTCCAATTTTCTTAAAGGACATGTCTGAACATGCCCGGGAAATCAGGCCATGGTGCTCATACAGGCAGCTACGTTTCAGTTTGATTTCTCTGGCTTCTAGCTTTTGGGAGGAGTTATGTGTGTTCACAAATATCAGATGTTATTAAGGCTAGATAACATTCTTCAAGTACACTGAATGTCAGACAGGAAGAAAGGAGTTACAGACAGAGTAACAACACTTGGGCAAAACAATCTAAACTCAAATACCACTTAGAGAATAATAGCTCTTCCCAGAGCTTTCACACAGTCCTCATTCTGCGGACAGagttttctcagttgtcatggaaatggaCCTGTTGTCATGCATGCTCAGTAGCTGTTATGACTTCATCACTAGTGCTTTTATGACCCCTCATCCCTTTGGCTTAAATTTAAAGGactagtttgacattttgggaaatacttttCCGGTTTCTTTCAGCAAGGTAACTGAGATCAgtaccactctcatatttgtctGTTCAGATGAAGTTGGAGCcagcagcctgttagcttatcatagcataaagactggaatcagggggaaacagctagcctggctctgtccaaaggaaacaaaatccaTGTCTATTAGCACGTCTAAATATCACtattaacacaaacatttttacacttaaGGTTTGGTACAGATTAAAAAAGCAAGATATAATGGGTTGATTAGTGACCTTCAAAGGTGTTTAGCGGATTTTGTTTGAACAGAGccccttgtttccagtttttatgcaaTTTCCCAAAATATCTGTCAATCTATAACCATTCCTTTATGTTGATTTTAATCTgtactgttgtaatttttgtaaTTCTTGTTAGAAGCCAGACTGTGTTGTTCCATGTTGTCTTACATAACAAGTCATACTCTAATAGTGCATCGCTTGTTTAACATCTTTTCCCCTTTTTGGCTATCCTCACTATTTccacaatgtgtttttttaaaataaagctgtTGATTTCCCCACAGTAAACATACACTTAACATACAAACAGTTCAACCCGTAAAGGACATCCATTACTGCTGAATTCCCTTTGCGTTGTTGACTCATTGCTAACTGGGTGTGGCCAGCAGCCAGCACTGAAGCTCACTTggctgtttctctctttccttatCAGTTTCTGCTGTGTTGTAAGAGGAGCAAGAGAGCAGGCCGCAGTCCAACGACACTGGAACAGAGCTGTAAGTAAATCAAGAAAACACTGcgtttttttctgtcactaaACTAAAATGGCTGAtacttcctcctcttttttaaACCTCAGTTTGTATTGTGCTTCATTCTTAATAGTGTAGCTTAAATATCAACTCAGgaatcattttgtcttttctcttgttaGAATCAGTCTGAGCAACATCAGCAAACATGGCAAACCAACTACAACAGCTTatagcagagaagaagaatatgGTGGAGACCGTGATGGAAGTGTTTGAACAGGGAGCTGAAGTGGTGGCCAGTATCGCCGGTGACCTCTTCCCCGTTTTCTCTATCGCTGCCCCCATTGTTAAACTGGCTCTGGACAATGTGGAGAGCAAAGAGGCCGCATTCATGAAGGAGCAATTCCAGAAGGTCCGTGAGCGTCTGGAGGTGGTCTCAGAGGAGATTCAGCGGATCAACGATGAGATCAAGAAAAGCGGGGTGGATGCTGCGTATTTCTCAGTGgaggaaaacatcacaaatcAGTTCAGGAAGTACATGGACATCCTCAACGCCAAACCTAAATTCCGGGATGTCAAGAAGAAGCTTTTCTTGGAACATTTTGCCAAGACCGGTGGtgacaaaaacctgaacacactcTACAACGCTGTGACGGGAGATAACTTCTCTGGGGAGTCTGTGCTCGAGATCACCCTGAACTACGAGGAGAAAAGTCGCCGGGCGATGGAGGACTTCTGCGCCAGGCTGAAGAAGCTGTTCTGCATCGGGCTCATCGCTCTGTTGGGCCACTCTGCTCTAAAGGAATAtgatggggaggaggaggaactcCTGAAAGACTGGGGTGAGAAGATGAAGGCGGTCCAGGCTAAAATGAACGCTGTGATCGAAGACTGCATCCTCAGCTTCCCCAAACAAGCTGAGCTGGATTCCCGTCGACTGGTGAGAGACCAGTCGGAACTAAGCAACCAGCAGCTAGCTGATGCTATCATAGAGAATCTAAAGAAGAAGTATGATTGGGTGGGCTGGTCTGTGCGTATTTACAGGATCCCTTCAGGCCTGTTTGCCAACAAGAAGGATTACCACTGCGCCACAGGGAAGAGTCGCTTCCAGGTCCCTTCATCGGATGAGAAACTTAACATTGTGGTGTCCTACAGCTCCTCCCCTGAGCCTGTGGATAAGAATCACATCCAGCAGCTGATCCAGAGTCAGAAGAAAATCACAGTGGTGGGTGTTGCAGAGCTTTTGTTTGAGAAGTTGCCTGGCTCCTGTGTGGTCCACACAGTCAAAACCAGCAAAGACCTAGCCTGCTCCTGGAGCTTCACCGATGAGCTTCACTACTGGGAGGAGCACAAAAACTTCTACGTCTGCGTTCACTCTGCTTGAAGAGTCAGATGCTCAAAAAGTCTATATGTATAGGCAACTTCATATTTGCACAAATAATATCACCACTGCTGCCTATCTGCTTCCCTCAAgcagtgaaatatttcacaatatGTGCCTTAACTGAGTTGGCCTCTTTTTCTCATGCTTGCTGCAGGTTTCCTGCAGACATGAAGGGCATCCACAAGAAACCAAcacaaattatattattttactaACAGTAATGTCTTTTCTGATCTCCTGCAGCTGTGATTTCCTTAGTTCTCAGTACAGACAAAAGTGCTCACCTCTTGGTTTAGGCTGCATTAtattctctttttgttacgaAATTGGttgattttgaaatgtaatgatCTCCAAGCTGACTGTTAGCAAGAAATTCTAGCATAACATCTTcaactttattttcttctgaCTTTATAAATTTCAGGAGGAAGCGGTTGATTTGTTACAAGGTGGACGTGTCGGGAAATTTGTTGATTTATAGAATCCAGCTGTCTAGCAGAGATTATGCTTCTCTGGTAGTGATAAGCAGTGACCTCACCCTGTTGAGGACGTGTACACCAAAGTCATGACAGAAAAGGTCTCCAGACATTTACAGAGACTGAAACAGAAGCTTTAAAGCCTTcattttgacttattttcttGTATTCATCTGATACAAAATAGTAAACCCTGTTACTGGCTGTTGTACAGTATGAACAGCATGTAGCTCATACATGGTGCAAGCTTCAGTGCAGCTCACAGGGCTGAAAGTGAAGAATGGCACCGATAAAACTTTATACACACCCTGCCATGAATATGCAGAGGTGTGGTGACGGCAACACTTTGTTTACATACAGATAGATGCCTAGCATAGCTGTTCTTGTGTCACAGCTGTGCCTGTGCTGTTGTGCAACACAAACTGGAATCTTACATCCACTCAAAACCCTgaacttcatttattttgtttttttcatgtatttgtatgtatttttgttttgttttgttttggtcatGTATTTGGGATCTTTTTACGATGAGATTTTGATCAAAATTTGCATAATCTGACCGTGACGTAGTACAAGGTGTTTGGAGGTAGATTGACACTATGTTGTGAGAACAAAAATATATCATGGAGGCACTGCAGAACAATTCCTTACTCTTGTATGtcactgacatgttttgatggggtttttttaaaaatattttgtgtgatATTGTAAAGCACTGTAGTCTGTaatgtgtgtttcttctttgtgtctTGTTTATATGTTATTGCCTGGGTTTTGACttactaataaaaaaaattgaacattttatcATATGACCAAAGTATTCcccatatttactgtac
The sequence above is drawn from the Thunnus maccoyii chromosome 10, fThuMac1.1, whole genome shotgun sequence genome and encodes:
- the rpz4 gene encoding rapunzel 4, producing the protein MANQLQQLIAEKKNMVETVMEVFEQGAEVVASIAGDLFPVFSIAAPIVKLALDNVESKEAAFMKEQFQKVRERLEVVSEEIQRINDEIKKSGVDAAYFSVEENITNQFRKYMDILNAKPKFRDVKKKLFLEHFAKTGGDKNLNTLYNAVTGDNFSGESVLEITLNYEEKSRRAMEDFCARLKKLFCIGLIALLGHSALKEYDGEEEELLKDWGEKMKAVQAKMNAVIEDCILSFPKQAELDSRRLVRDQSELSNQQLADAIIENLKKKYDWVGWSVRIYRIPSGLFANKKDYHCATGKSRFQVPSSDEKLNIVVSYSSSPEPVDKNHIQQLIQSQKKITVVGVAELLFEKLPGSCVVHTVKTSKDLACSWSFTDELHYWEEHKNFYVCVHSA